One region of Parerythrobacter jejuensis genomic DNA includes:
- the rpoC gene encoding DNA-directed RNA polymerase subunit beta' — translation MNELTKFTNQLAKPETFDQIQIGIASPERIRSWSFGEIKKPETINYRTFKPERDGLFCARIFGPVKDYECLCGKYKRMKYKGVVCEKCGVEVTVTKVRRERMGHIELAAPVAHIWFLKSLPSRIGLLLDMQLKQLERVLYFESYIVTEPGLTPMEKFQLLTEDELLEAQDEYGEDAFSAGIGAEAVKIMLMDLDLEQERDDLMEELATTKSKLKPAKIIKRLKVVESFIESGNRPEWMILEVVPVIPPELRPLVPLDGGRFATSDLNDLYRRVINRNNRLKRLIELRAPDIIVRNEKRMLQEAVDALFDNGRRGRVITGANKRPLKSLSDMLKGKQGRFRQNLLGKRVDYSGRSVIVTGPELKLHQCGLPKKMALELFKPFIYARLDAKGLSMTLKQAKKWVEKERKEVWDILDEVIREHPVLLNRAPTLHRLGIQAFEPVLIEGKAIQLHPLVCSAFNADFDGDQMAVHVPLSLEAQLEARVLMMSTNNILSPANGKPIIVPSQDMVLGLYYLSMERQEKKPEYVEGENGEKIEKLPRFADMAEVHQALETKSVTLHTKIITRVPQADEKGNISMVRFETTPGRMLLGECMPKNHKVPFDIVNRLLTKKDIGDVIDEVYRHTGQKDTVLFADAIMSLGFKHAFKAGISFGKDDMIIPDSKDGMVEDTKKLVADYEQQYQDGLITQQEKYNKVIDAWSRCGDQVADAMMDEIKAQKIDKDGKQAQINSIYMMSHSGARGSPAQMKQLAGMRGLMAKPSGEIIETPIISNFKEGLTVLEYFNSTHGARKGLADTALKTANSGYLTRRLVDVSQDCTIVVEDCKTDNALEMRAIVQGGSVIASLGERILGRTTAEDLVNAKTGEVIVKAGTLLDEPMVKAIEEAEVQVAKIRSPLVCEADQGVCGTCYGRDLARGTPVNIGEAVGVIAAQSIGEPGTQLTMRTFHIGGAAQLNETSHLESISDGKVEYRDMPTITDKKGRILSMARNGELAVIDAEGREREIHKVPYGTVLMHKDGGKVKEGDRLAEWDPFTLPIITEQSGVVKYQDLIDGTTMEERVDDATGIAQRVVTENRATGRKKKEDLRPRMTLLGEGQTDADETEAQRYMLAPGTTLSVEDGQTVDAGDILARASREAAKTRDITGGLPRVAELFEARIPKDNAIIAKISGKIEFVREYKAKRKIAIVPEEGDAVEYLIPKTKVIDVQEGDFVKKGDTLISGSPNPHDILDVLGVEALAEYLVNEIQEVYRLQGVKINDKHIETIVRQMLQKVEITDGGDTVLLPGEQVDRAEMDEANAKLTRSKKPAQGTPVLLGITKASLQTRSFISAASFQETTRVLTQASVEGKKDTLIGLKENVIVGRLIPAGTGAGMNRMRVTASSRDAALRAQWKKQQDALAAAGEAEKEPEGEVMDAAAMAAAMGGGDAAPTPEAAPEAAPEAEAPATETPEATEGE, via the coding sequence ATGAACGAACTGACAAAATTCACCAACCAGCTCGCCAAGCCCGAGACGTTCGACCAGATCCAGATCGGAATTGCCTCGCCAGAGCGCATCCGCAGCTGGTCTTTCGGTGAGATCAAGAAGCCGGAAACAATCAACTACCGTACGTTCAAGCCTGAGCGTGATGGCCTGTTCTGTGCCCGCATCTTTGGTCCGGTGAAGGATTACGAATGCCTGTGCGGCAAGTACAAGCGCATGAAATACAAAGGCGTTGTGTGCGAGAAGTGCGGCGTCGAAGTCACCGTAACGAAGGTTCGCCGTGAGCGGATGGGTCACATCGAGCTGGCGGCTCCGGTGGCGCATATCTGGTTCCTGAAATCGCTCCCGAGCCGTATCGGCCTGCTCCTCGACATGCAGCTCAAGCAGCTTGAGCGGGTGCTGTATTTCGAAAGCTACATCGTTACAGAGCCCGGCCTCACGCCGATGGAAAAATTCCAGCTGCTGACCGAAGACGAACTGCTCGAAGCGCAGGACGAGTATGGCGAAGACGCTTTCTCGGCCGGAATCGGTGCAGAAGCCGTCAAGATCATGCTGATGGACCTCGATCTCGAGCAAGAGCGTGACGATCTGATGGAAGAGCTGGCGACGACCAAGTCGAAGCTCAAGCCTGCCAAGATCATCAAGCGCCTCAAGGTCGTCGAGAGCTTCATCGAATCCGGCAACCGACCGGAATGGATGATCCTCGAAGTTGTGCCGGTCATTCCGCCCGAGCTGCGCCCGCTGGTGCCGCTGGACGGGGGTCGTTTTGCGACCTCGGATCTCAACGATCTCTATCGCCGCGTAATCAACCGTAACAACCGCCTGAAGCGCCTGATCGAGCTGCGCGCGCCGGACATCATCGTCCGCAACGAAAAGCGCATGCTGCAGGAAGCTGTCGATGCGCTGTTCGACAATGGCCGTCGTGGCCGGGTCATCACCGGTGCCAACAAGCGTCCGCTGAAGTCGCTCTCCGATATGCTCAAGGGCAAGCAGGGCCGCTTCCGCCAGAACCTTCTGGGCAAGCGCGTCGATTATTCCGGTCGTTCAGTCATTGTGACCGGCCCAGAACTCAAACTGCACCAGTGTGGTCTGCCCAAGAAGATGGCGCTCGAGCTGTTCAAGCCGTTCATCTACGCCCGCCTCGACGCGAAGGGTCTCTCTATGACCCTCAAGCAGGCGAAAAAGTGGGTCGAGAAAGAGCGCAAGGAAGTCTGGGATATCCTCGACGAAGTGATCCGCGAGCACCCGGTTCTGCTGAACCGCGCGCCGACGCTTCACCGTCTGGGCATCCAGGCGTTCGAGCCGGTCCTGATCGAAGGCAAGGCTATCCAGCTGCACCCGCTCGTCTGTTCGGCCTTCAACGCCGACTTCGATGGTGACCAAATGGCCGTTCACGTACCGCTTTCGCTGGAAGCCCAGCTCGAAGCACGTGTGCTGATGATGTCGACCAACAACATTCTCTCGCCCGCCAACGGCAAGCCGATCATCGTGCCTTCGCAGGATATGGTCCTGGGCCTCTATTACCTGTCGATGGAACGGCAGGAGAAGAAGCCGGAATATGTCGAGGGTGAAAACGGCGAGAAGATCGAGAAGCTGCCGCGCTTTGCCGATATGGCCGAGGTGCACCAGGCGCTCGAAACCAAATCCGTTACGCTGCATACCAAGATCATCACCCGCGTCCCGCAGGCCGATGAGAAGGGCAACATCTCGATGGTGCGTTTTGAAACGACGCCGGGCCGGATGCTGCTGGGCGAGTGCATGCCGAAGAACCACAAGGTTCCGTTCGATATCGTCAACCGCCTGTTGACGAAGAAGGATATCGGCGACGTGATCGACGAGGTCTATCGTCACACCGGCCAGAAGGACACCGTCCTGTTTGCCGATGCGATTATGAGCCTTGGTTTCAAGCACGCGTTCAAGGCCGGCATCAGCTTCGGCAAGGACGACATGATCATTCCGGACAGCAAGGACGGCATGGTCGAGGACACCAAGAAATTGGTCGCCGATTACGAGCAGCAATATCAGGACGGCCTGATCACGCAGCAGGAAAAGTACAACAAGGTGATCGACGCCTGGAGCCGTTGCGGCGACCAGGTGGCGGACGCCATGATGGACGAGATCAAGGCGCAGAAGATCGACAAGGACGGGAAGCAAGCCCAGATCAACTCGATCTACATGATGAGCCACTCTGGCGCGCGTGGTTCACCCGCCCAGATGAAGCAGCTTGCCGGTATGCGCGGCCTGATGGCCAAGCCGAGCGGCGAGATCATCGAAACGCCGATTATCTCGAACTTCAAGGAAGGTCTGACCGTTCTTGAATACTTCAACTCCACCCACGGCGCCCGTAAGGGTCTGGCCGATACGGCTCTGAAGACGGCGAACTCGGGCTACCTGACCCGTCGTCTGGTTGACGTGTCGCAAGACTGCACGATCGTGGTCGAGGACTGCAAGACCGACAACGCGCTGGAAATGCGTGCGATTGTCCAGGGTGGTTCGGTCATCGCATCACTTGGTGAACGTATCCTGGGCCGCACTACGGCCGAGGATCTGGTCAATGCCAAGACCGGTGAAGTGATTGTGAAAGCTGGCACCCTGCTGGACGAACCGATGGTCAAGGCGATCGAGGAAGCCGAAGTTCAGGTTGCCAAGATCCGCTCGCCACTGGTGTGCGAAGCCGATCAGGGCGTGTGCGGCACGTGCTACGGCCGTGATCTCGCGCGCGGTACGCCGGTTAATATCGGTGAAGCTGTCGGCGTGATCGCTGCGCAGTCGATCGGTGAGCCGGGCACTCAGCTGACGATGCGGACATTCCACATCGGCGGTGCGGCGCAGCTCAACGAGACCAGCCACCTGGAATCGATTTCGGACGGTAAGGTCGAATATCGCGACATGCCCACGATCACCGACAAGAAGGGCCGCATCCTGTCGATGGCCCGTAACGGTGAACTTGCCGTGATCGACGCCGAAGGGCGCGAGCGCGAAATCCACAAAGTGCCTTACGGTACCGTGCTGATGCACAAGGATGGCGGCAAGGTGAAGGAAGGCGATCGTCTGGCGGAATGGGATCCGTTCACTCTGCCGATCATCACCGAACAGTCGGGTGTGGTGAAATACCAGGACCTGATCGACGGCACGACGATGGAAGAGCGTGTGGATGACGCGACGGGTATTGCCCAGCGTGTCGTTACCGAGAACCGGGCGACCGGCCGCAAGAAGAAGGAAGACCTGCGTCCGCGGATGACTCTGTTGGGCGAAGGCCAGACCGATGCCGACGAAACCGAAGCACAGCGCTACATGCTTGCTCCGGGTACCACGCTCTCGGTCGAAGATGGCCAGACGGTCGATGCCGGTGACATTCTTGCCCGTGCGTCGCGTGAAGCGGCCAAGACGCGTGACATCACCGGCGGTCTGCCGCGTGTTGCCGAGCTGTTCGAAGCCCGTATTCCGAAAGACAATGCGATCATTGCCAAGATTTCGGGCAAGATCGAATTCGTTCGCGAATACAAGGCCAAGCGCAAGATCGCGATCGTTCCCGAGGAAGGGGATGCAGTCGAGTATCTGATCCCGAAGACCAAGGTCATCGACGTTCAGGAAGGCGACTTCGTGAAGAAGGGCGACACCCTGATTTCGGGGAGCCCGAACCCGCATGACATCCTTGATGTCCTGGGCGTCGAAGCACTGGCCGAGTATCTCGTCAACGAGATCCAGGAAGTCTACCGACTGCAGGGCGTGAAGATCAACGACAAGCACATCGAGACGATTGTCCGTCAGATGCTGCAAAAGGTCGAGATCACCGATGGTGGCGACACGGTTCTGCTTCCGGGCGAACAGGTCGACCGGGCGGAAATGGACGAAGCCAATGCCAAGCTGACGCGCAGCAAGAAGCCTGCGCAGGGTACTCCGGTACTGCTCGGTATCACCAAGGCCTCGCTCCAGACGCGCAGCTTCATTTCCGCTGCATCGTTCCAGGAAACGACCCGTGTTCTTACCCAGGCTTCGGTCGAAGGTAAGAAGGACACGCTGATTGGCCTGAAGGAGAACGTGATCGTGGGCCGTCTCATCCCCGCCGGTACCGGCGCAGGGATGAACCGGATGCGCGTAACCGCCTCCAGCCGCGATGCTGCGCTTCGGGCCCAGTGGAAGAAACAGCAGGACGCCCTTGCTGCCGCTGGTGAAGCCGAGAAAGAGCCGGAAGGTGAAGTGATGGACGCAGCCGCAATGGCCGCAGCCATGGGTGGTGGTGACGCTGCCCCGACACCGGAAGCGGCCCCAGAAGCTGCACCTGAAGCAGAAGCGCCTGCGACGGAAACTCCTGAAGCGACCGAAGGCGAATAA
- the gltX gene encoding glutamate--tRNA ligase, giving the protein MTTITRFAPSPTGRLHVGNIRTALHNWMLARTNGGRFLLRIDDTDAARSKEEYVEAIRADLAWLGMEPDGEERQSERMALYDAAFEALKDAGRVYPAYETAQELELKRKIQLGRGLPPIYDRGALKMSDAERAAKEAEGVRPHWRFKLDHDEPITWDDGVRGAQKFDPATLSDPVIRRADGSWLYMLPSAVDDIDMGITDVLRGEDHVSNTAVQIQMFTALFAAQHKAQHLPRFAHTALLVGKEGKLSKRLGSLGCDAFREKDIAPQAIIALLARLGTSQPVEPIADPQVLLDSFDLSTFGRAPAKFDDAELQRINTALVHQTEFADVADRLPEGIDEAGWHAIRPNLTTISEAAEWWRLVTGPITPPEFSEEDRAYLAQAAKALAWGDDPWGALTATLKEGTGRKGKALFLPLRQALTGMNHGPDMGELLPLIGEVEACRRLQLAAAS; this is encoded by the coding sequence ATGACTACGATCACCCGTTTCGCGCCGTCCCCCACCGGGCGACTGCATGTCGGCAATATCCGCACCGCGCTGCACAACTGGATGCTGGCGCGCACAAATGGCGGGCGCTTTCTGCTTCGGATTGACGACACCGATGCTGCCCGCAGCAAAGAGGAATATGTCGAGGCGATCCGCGCCGATCTGGCGTGGCTGGGGATGGAGCCCGATGGTGAAGAGCGCCAGTCAGAGCGGATGGCGCTGTATGATGCGGCGTTCGAAGCGCTGAAGGATGCAGGCCGGGTCTATCCCGCCTACGAAACGGCGCAGGAATTGGAGCTGAAGCGCAAGATCCAGTTGGGGCGGGGCTTGCCGCCGATTTATGATCGCGGTGCGCTGAAAATGAGCGACGCGGAGCGGGCGGCCAAAGAAGCTGAGGGCGTTCGCCCGCATTGGCGATTCAAGCTCGACCATGATGAGCCTATCACCTGGGATGACGGAGTGCGAGGCGCGCAAAAATTCGATCCCGCGACACTCTCTGATCCGGTCATCAGGCGCGCCGATGGCAGCTGGCTCTATATGCTACCGAGCGCTGTTGACGACATCGATATGGGTATCACCGATGTTTTGCGCGGCGAAGACCACGTATCCAATACTGCCGTGCAAATTCAAATGTTTACCGCACTTTTTGCTGCGCAGCATAAAGCGCAGCATTTGCCCCGCTTTGCCCACACTGCTTTGCTGGTGGGCAAGGAAGGTAAGTTATCCAAGCGGCTGGGATCGCTGGGCTGTGACGCTTTCCGGGAGAAGGATATCGCTCCGCAGGCGATCATCGCGCTACTGGCGCGTCTGGGTACGTCTCAGCCGGTCGAGCCGATTGCCGACCCGCAGGTCCTGCTGGACAGTTTCGACCTGTCCACCTTTGGCCGTGCCCCGGCCAAGTTTGACGATGCGGAGCTGCAGCGGATCAACACCGCGCTGGTCCATCAGACGGAATTTGCCGACGTCGCAGATCGCCTGCCGGAAGGGATCGACGAGGCTGGTTGGCACGCCATCCGGCCAAACTTGACGACGATCAGCGAGGCGGCCGAATGGTGGCGCCTGGTCACGGGCCCGATCACCCCGCCGGAGTTTTCCGAAGAGGACCGGGCCTATCTGGCGCAGGCTGCCAAAGCTCTCGCATGGGGTGACGATCCTTGGGGCGCGCTGACAGCGACGCTGAAGGAGGGCACGGGACGCAAGGGCAAGGCGCTGTTCCTGCCACTGCGCCAAGCACTAACCGGCATGAACCACGGCCCCGATATGGGCGAGCTGCTGCCGCTGATCGGCGAGGTTGAGGCGTGCAGGCGGTTACAACTGGCAGCAGCAAGTTAG
- the rpoB gene encoding DNA-directed RNA polymerase subunit beta, whose product MATKAKKSSGKLTPQKARANTGTAKRRIRKIFGDIHEVVQMPNLIEVQRESYEQFLRSNKAEDYVSGLEKTLRSVFPIRDFAGTAELDFVDYELEPPKYDTTECRQRGITYAAPMRVTLRLIVFEVDQETETRSVLDIKEQEVYMGDMPLMTGNGTFIINGTERVIVSQMHRSPGVLFDHDRGKTHSSGKLLFAARVIPYRGSWLDFEFDAKDIVNVRIDRKRKLPVTSLLYALGQDSEEILHFFYDTMTWDRASKKQGDGWKIPFDAEAWRGQKPAFALVDAKTGEEVFPANQKISPRAANKAAKDGLKTLLLPAEEIIGRYASVDMIDEKTGRIYIEAGDEVTAEHIEVFDEAGIDRIELLDIDEINTGPWIRNTLKVDKAENRDEGLEAIYKVMRPGEPPTKETAEALFEGLFFDSERYDLSAVGRVKLNMRLELDAEDTVTTLRKEDILAVVKEMVDLKDGKGDVDDIDNLGNRRVRSVGELLENQYRVGLLRMERAVKERMSSVDVSTVMPNDLINAKPAVAAVREFFGSSQLSQFMDQTNPLSEVTHKRRVSALGPGGLTRERAGFEVRDVHPTHYGRICPIETPEGPNIGLINSLASFSRVNKYGFIETPYRTVIDGKVTSEVSYLSAMEEQKHTVAQASAELNDDGSFVEELVSARQNGDYFMAPREQITLMDVSPKQLVSVAASLIPFLENDDANRALMGSNMQRQAVPLVKAEAPWVGTGMEETVARDSGAAITATRGGIVDQVDATRIVIRAQGDVEPGQSGVDIYTLQKFQRSNQNTCINQRPLVKVGEVIEAGDVIADGPSTDLGELALGKNSLVAFMPWNGYNYEDSILISERIVKDDVFTSIHIEEFEVMARDTKLGPEDITRDIPNVGEEALRNLDEAGIVYIGAEVHPGDILAGKITPKGESPMTPEEKLLRAIFGEKASDVRDTSLRLPPGVAGTVVEVRVFNRHGIEIDDRTRAIQNEEIERLRKDSADERAILNRATYNRLRDMLVGQTASAAPKGVKKGTKVDEGLLDTIEKHEWFKFAVADDKRQAQIEAVKSQYDEAVKGIDEKFEDRKEKLERGDELAPGVLKMVKVFVAVKRKLQPGDKMAGRHGNKGVISRILPAEDMPFLEDGTPVDVVLNPLGVPSRMNVGQIFETHLGMAARGLGHQISDALEEWRAANPDATAAKPPEAVREKLKDVYGDEYHDDIGSRSTDEIVELASNLTAGVPMGTPVFDGAREGDVTIELQNAGLDSSGQSVLYDGRTGEAFDRKVTVGIIYMLKLHHLVDDKIHARSIGPYSLVTQQPLGGKAQFGGQRFGEMEVWALQAYGAAYTLQEMLTVKSDDVIGRTKVYEAIVKGDDTFEAGIPESFNVLVKEMRSLGLNVELSSLSDGDEDDDGMKIAAE is encoded by the coding sequence ATGGCAACCAAGGCTAAGAAGAGCTCCGGCAAGCTGACCCCGCAAAAAGCGCGGGCCAACACCGGGACAGCCAAGCGGCGCATCCGCAAGATTTTCGGCGATATCCACGAAGTGGTGCAGATGCCGAACCTGATCGAAGTCCAGCGCGAGAGCTACGAACAGTTCCTGCGTTCGAACAAGGCGGAAGACTATGTTTCCGGCCTGGAAAAGACGCTGCGCAGCGTTTTCCCGATCCGCGATTTTGCCGGCACCGCCGAACTGGATTTCGTCGACTACGAACTCGAGCCTCCGAAATATGACACCACCGAGTGTCGTCAGCGCGGGATTACGTACGCGGCACCGATGCGTGTTACGCTTCGCCTGATCGTTTTCGAAGTCGACCAGGAAACCGAAACCCGCTCCGTTCTCGATATCAAGGAGCAGGAAGTCTACATGGGCGATATGCCGCTCATGACGGGCAACGGCACTTTCATCATCAACGGAACCGAGCGTGTCATCGTGTCGCAGATGCACCGTTCGCCGGGTGTCCTGTTTGACCATGATCGCGGGAAAACCCACTCTTCGGGCAAGCTGCTCTTCGCGGCCCGCGTGATCCCTTATCGTGGTTCGTGGCTCGATTTCGAATTCGACGCCAAGGACATCGTCAATGTCCGGATCGACCGCAAGCGCAAGCTGCCGGTCACCAGCCTCCTTTACGCGCTGGGTCAGGACAGCGAAGAAATCCTCCATTTCTTCTACGACACCATGACCTGGGATCGTGCTTCCAAGAAACAAGGCGACGGCTGGAAAATCCCGTTCGACGCCGAAGCATGGCGCGGCCAGAAGCCGGCCTTCGCGCTAGTCGATGCCAAGACTGGCGAGGAAGTATTTCCCGCCAACCAGAAGATCAGCCCGCGCGCTGCCAACAAGGCGGCCAAGGACGGCTTGAAGACTCTGCTGCTGCCGGCTGAGGAAATCATCGGTCGCTACGCATCTGTCGACATGATCGACGAGAAAACCGGCCGGATCTACATCGAGGCAGGTGACGAAGTCACTGCTGAGCATATCGAAGTGTTCGATGAAGCCGGGATCGACCGGATCGAACTGCTCGATATCGACGAGATCAATACGGGTCCGTGGATCCGCAACACGCTCAAGGTCGACAAGGCCGAGAACCGTGATGAAGGTCTTGAGGCAATCTACAAGGTTATGCGTCCGGGCGAACCGCCAACCAAGGAAACCGCTGAAGCGCTGTTCGAAGGCCTGTTCTTCGATAGCGAACGCTATGACCTCTCCGCTGTTGGCCGCGTGAAGCTCAACATGCGTCTCGAGCTCGATGCCGAAGACACTGTGACAACGCTGCGCAAGGAAGACATCCTGGCTGTGGTCAAGGAAATGGTCGACCTGAAGGACGGTAAGGGCGATGTCGACGACATCGATAATCTCGGCAACCGCCGTGTCCGTTCGGTCGGCGAATTGCTGGAAAACCAGTATCGCGTCGGCCTGTTGCGCATGGAACGCGCCGTGAAGGAGCGCATGAGCAGTGTCGATGTCTCGACCGTCATGCCGAACGACCTGATCAACGCGAAGCCGGCTGTTGCTGCCGTGCGTGAATTCTTCGGCTCTTCGCAGCTGTCGCAGTTCATGGACCAGACCAACCCGCTTTCCGAAGTCACGCACAAGCGTCGCGTTTCGGCGCTCGGCCCGGGTGGTCTGACGCGTGAGCGCGCAGGCTTCGAAGTCCGCGACGTTCACCCGACCCATTATGGCCGGATCTGCCCGATTGAGACGCCGGAAGGCCCGAATATCGGTCTGATCAACTCGCTCGCATCGTTCAGCCGTGTGAACAAATACGGGTTCATCGAAACACCGTACCGCACCGTGATCGATGGCAAGGTGACCAGCGAAGTCAGCTATCTTTCGGCAATGGAAGAACAGAAGCACACCGTTGCGCAGGCCTCGGCCGAGCTCAACGATGACGGCTCCTTCGTTGAAGAGCTCGTCTCTGCGCGTCAGAACGGCGACTACTTCATGGCGCCGCGTGAACAGATCACGCTGATGGACGTTTCGCCCAAGCAGCTGGTTTCGGTTGCTGCATCGCTCATTCCGTTCCTGGAAAACGATGACGCCAACCGCGCCCTGATGGGATCAAACATGCAGCGTCAGGCTGTGCCGCTGGTCAAGGCCGAAGCGCCTTGGGTCGGCACCGGTATGGAAGAAACTGTGGCCCGCGATTCCGGGGCTGCGATCACCGCAACGCGCGGCGGCATTGTCGACCAGGTCGACGCGACCCGTATCGTGATCCGTGCACAGGGCGATGTTGAGCCCGGCCAGTCGGGCGTTGACATCTATACGCTGCAGAAGTTCCAGCGTTCGAACCAGAACACCTGCATCAACCAGCGTCCGCTGGTGAAAGTGGGCGAAGTGATCGAGGCCGGCGACGTTATTGCCGACGGCCCGTCGACCGATCTGGGTGAGCTGGCGCTGGGCAAGAACAGCCTCGTCGCGTTCATGCCCTGGAATGGCTACAACTACGAGGATTCCATCCTCATCAGCGAACGTATCGTGAAGGATGATGTCTTCACCTCGATCCACATCGAGGAGTTCGAAGTCATGGCCCGCGACACCAAGCTGGGCCCGGAAGACATTACCCGTGACATCCCCAATGTCGGCGAGGAGGCCCTGCGCAACCTCGACGAAGCCGGGATCGTTTACATCGGTGCCGAAGTGCATCCGGGCGATATTCTGGCAGGCAAAATCACGCCGAAGGGTGAAAGCCCGATGACGCCGGAAGAAAAGCTTCTCCGCGCCATCTTTGGGGAGAAAGCGTCGGACGTTCGTGACACCTCGCTGCGTCTGCCGCCCGGCGTGGCCGGCACCGTCGTCGAGGTTCGGGTTTTCAACCGTCACGGGATCGAGATCGATGACCGTACGCGTGCGATCCAGAACGAGGAAATCGAGCGTCTGCGCAAGGATAGCGCCGACGAACGCGCCATCCTCAACCGTGCGACCTATAACCGCCTCCGTGACATGCTGGTTGGCCAAACCGCTTCTGCCGCGCCGAAGGGCGTCAAGAAGGGGACCAAGGTCGACGAAGGCCTTCTTGATACGATCGAGAAGCACGAATGGTTCAAGTTTGCCGTCGCCGATGACAAGCGTCAGGCCCAGATCGAAGCGGTCAAAAGCCAGTATGACGAGGCCGTAAAGGGCATCGACGAGAAATTCGAAGACCGTAAGGAAAAGCTCGAGCGTGGTGATGAACTCGCCCCGGGCGTGCTCAAGATGGTCAAGGTCTTCGTGGCTGTGAAGCGCAAGCTGCAGCCGGGCGACAAGATGGCCGGCCGCCACGGCAACAAGGGTGTGATTTCGCGCATCCTTCCGGCTGAAGACATGCCGTTCCTCGAAGACGGTACGCCGGTTGACGTTGTGCTAAACCCGCTGGGTGTGCCTTCCCGTATGAACGTGGGCCAGATCTTTGAAACCCACCTCGGCATGGCAGCGCGTGGTCTTGGCCATCAGATTTCTGATGCGCTGGAAGAATGGCGTGCCGCCAATCCCGATGCGACTGCGGCCAAGCCTCCCGAGGCGGTCCGCGAGAAGTTGAAGGATGTGTATGGCGACGAATATCACGATGATATCGGCAGCCGTAGCACCGACGAGATCGTGGAACTGGCCAGCAACCTGACGGCAGGTGTGCCCATGGGTACGCCGGTGTTCGATGGTGCGCGCGAAGGCGACGTGACGATCGAACTGCAGAATGCAGGCCTCGACAGTTCGGGTCAGTCGGTCCTCTACGATGGCCGCACCGGTGAAGCGTTCGACCGAAAGGTAACAGTGGGCATTATCTACATGCTCAAACTGCACCACCTGGTCGATGACAAGATCCACGCCCGCTCGATCGGCCCCTACTCGCTCGTCACGCAGCAGCCGCTGGGTGGTAAGGCGCAGTTCGGCGGCCAGCGCTTCGGTGAGATGGAGGTCTGGGCACTCCAGGCCTACGGCGCAGCATACACGTTGCAGGAAATGCTCACCGTCAAGTCGGATGACGTGATCGGCCGTACGAAGGTCTACGAAGCCATCGTCAAGGGTGATGACACCTTTGAAGCGGGCATTCCGGAGAGCTTCAACGTGCTGGTCAAGGAAATGCGCTCGCTTGGTCTCAATGTCGAACTTTCCTCGCTGTCGGATGGCGACGAGGATGATGACGGCATGAAGATCGCAGCCGAGTAA
- a CDS encoding FkbM family methyltransferase gives MRISRMIRNLAGSQGLIIRRESDGAPLRAMLAGLHPVRTEHDLVRFGGEADGGYLVPDDLDGIAAVFSPGVDQTAEFERDCIARGMASFQADGSIEQSPLTDDANDFLAKFIGIETVGDTITLDDWVAAKQPGSAELMLQMDIEGHEWLSLAQISDALLKRFRVMVLELHHLDALTTDFGRQVIGPVIQRLTRHFDVVHMHANNHADTLATRDGELVELVEITLLRKDRSQTRDLVTALPHPLDRDNVPDRPPIQLPPTLSGIP, from the coding sequence ATGCGTATCAGCAGGATGATCCGAAACCTGGCCGGTTCACAGGGCCTCATCATTCGGCGTGAGTCGGATGGTGCGCCCCTACGCGCGATGCTGGCAGGTCTCCATCCGGTACGCACCGAGCATGACCTTGTCCGCTTCGGCGGAGAGGCTGATGGGGGCTACCTGGTTCCTGACGATCTCGACGGGATTGCAGCTGTGTTCTCGCCCGGTGTCGATCAGACGGCCGAGTTTGAACGCGATTGCATTGCGCGCGGAATGGCCAGTTTCCAGGCCGATGGCTCGATCGAGCAATCGCCGCTGACGGATGATGCCAATGACTTCCTGGCGAAGTTCATCGGCATCGAAACTGTTGGCGATACGATTACGCTCGATGATTGGGTGGCTGCCAAGCAGCCCGGTTCTGCCGAGCTGATGCTGCAAATGGATATCGAAGGCCATGAATGGCTGTCATTGGCCCAGATCAGTGACGCGCTGCTCAAACGCTTTCGTGTCATGGTTCTGGAACTGCACCATCTCGATGCCCTGACCACCGATTTCGGTCGCCAGGTCATCGGTCCGGTGATCCAGCGCCTGACCCGGCACTTCGATGTCGTGCATATGCATGCCAACAACCATGCCGATACGCTGGCGACCCGTGATGGGGAGCTGGTGGAGCTGGTTGAGATTACGTTGCTGCGCAAGGACCGCTCGCAAACTCGCGATCTCGTGACTGCGCTGCCGCATCCGCTGGACCGCGACAATGTCCCCGACAGGCCTCCGATCCAGTTGCCGCCCACACTATCCGGAATACCCTGA